The sequence GCTATCGTTTCAATCGGAATATTTGCCTGCTCTTTTTTGTTGCGCAGGTAATTCAGGCAAGAGTTTACAGTAATGCGGTAAATCCATGTTTTGTGCGAAGAATTGCCTTTAAAGTTGGGGATGGCGTTCCAAACGTTAATAAATACTTCCTGCGCCAGATCTTTTGCCAGTTCTTCGTGCCCTTTCATATAGCCGCGGCACATCTGCAATACCATCGGCAGGTATTGCTGGTATAACTCTTCAAATTGTATCTTGAGTGCACTGTTGCTCATTCCGTTCAAGTAATTTTCCCTTTGAAACCCAAAAACCGAAATTGTTACAAGGTAGGTGAAAAAAAGTGAAATTATTTTTAGTTGATTTTATAGAAGTATTGTGTTTGAGGTTGTTTGGTTAATACAAGGTGCTTAATTTTTTTCGGTCAATCTTGCCATTTGCAGTACGTGGCAATTTTTCTATAAACCGAATCTCTTTGGGAACTTCGTATGTTGCGAGTGCCTTGCGACAGTTTGCTTGAATGGTATTTTTTAGTTGTTCGTCTGCTTTTCCTTCAATTAGCAGGATAATTTTTTGCCCAAGTCGCTCGTCAGGTACCGAACTGATGGCATAGACCAGGGGCATTTGTTCTGAAAGTTTCTCCTCAATTTGTTCCGGCAGAAATTTTATTCCTCCCGAAATAATGACATTATCAATGCGGCCAAGCACTTTAAAATGATGATTGTCTTCTAATTCGCCCAGGTCGTTGGTTTGAATGGCTCCGTTTTCAAGCCCCGGCATTAAAATACGAATACAATCACGATCATCCAGTTCAACAGAAATAGCATCGAGGCACTGGTAACTTTCAGTTTTGTTGCTGCCATTTAATTTGCGCAGTGCAATGTGAGTGGCCGTTTCGGTCATGGCGTAACTCGAATAACATTGTGTTGAAATTTGCTGCAGTTGTTCTACCATCGGTTTCGGAATTGCGGAACCACCGATCAAAAGATTTTTAATGTTTTGCTCCGGTAGTGCCAGGTATTTTGTAACCTGGTTAATCACCATAGCGGCAAATTTTATC comes from uncultured Draconibacterium sp. and encodes:
- a CDS encoding sigma-70 family RNA polymerase sigma factor, translating into MSNSALKIQFEELYQQYLPMVLQMCRGYMKGHEELAKDLAQEVFINVWNAIPNFKGNSSHKTWIYRITVNSCLNYLRNKKEQANIPIETIAQNHTDDSQPLESEIAKLYTAIGLLPEIERLIIMMVLNEIDYDEIAQIMGLSPGNLRVRIHRIKKNLKNCLNNAN
- a CDS encoding AMP-binding protein, with protein sequence MELFPEHITINGHAESIKKLLQQKSDSEWKQSWLEFLAEWYNANDYIEVQTSGSTGTPKTITLKKDFVAASALRTIRFFDLQEGDRILHCLPSRYIAGKLMTVRALVGKLDLYLVDPASDFAALLNDKPIKFAAMVINQVTKYLALPEQNIKNLLIGGSAIPKPMVEQLQQISTQCYSSYAMTETATHIALRKLNGSNKTESYQCLDAISVELDDRDCIRILMPGLENGAIQTNDLGELEDNHHFKVLGRIDNVIISGGIKFLPEQIEEKLSEQMPLVYAISSVPDERLGQKIILLIEGKADEQLKNTIQANCRKALATYEVPKEIRFIEKLPRTANGKIDRKKLSTLY